GGATCATACGATTGATATTTTTCCGACATCGGTTCCCCTCCGATTGAATAATCAAAGTTTCCTACATCTATAAAAAATTAATTGAAAATCCACGGAAAAATTAGAAAAAAACTCTTAACCGATGACCAATGGATTGGAATATGCCCAGGACGGGATCCGAACCCGTGACCTCCAGATTTCTCAGGAGACCATAAGACGCTCTTCTGTAACTTCCCTATGAGTCTGGCGCCCTAACCGACTAGGCCACCTGGGCATGAAGGTATTCTCTACAATCACTGATATAATAAAAATATATCGCAAATAGTTGTATTCTAACACGGTTTTGTTTTCTATTGATAGAATCTGAGGGGTGAGAATCCGATGTCTTTATCAAGCACTCTCTCTGCTGTGATACCAGTAATCTCGAAGATCACAATTTCCATTACCATGAAAACTTCTGTATGGTTCCTTAAACACCCCATGATCATGCCATTCCTGTTACCAGCTGCAGCATGGAGATGTACCTTCGTACTGCCGTCTTCTAAAAAAATATTCCCTGCACCCAACAATTCCCTTGCATCATCAAATGAGGTCATATCAACATCAGGTGGTAGAGTTTTTTCCTTTGGTCCGGTAACTACATCAGCACTACCTGCGGCACCCAGCATATAAAAGAAAGCAGATTTTATGTTCTCATTTCTGGCCAGGTCTTTGAGTTCGACCAAAATATCTTCATCGTGATCGACTCGTACTATGAATACACGACCGATTTTACCTTCTGTATAGTCAATGTCTAAAAATTACTTCATACAGTCTTAATGGTTACGATTGAAATAACTAATATCCATTTTTGTCTTGCCAGCAGATGCTCATCAAAATAATTAAATACCGTGTCTTTGATTATCAATTATGGGACAGGTAGGAATCGCTTTTGTAAGAGGCTTGAATTTTTTCTGTCAAAACCGCATTACAGCTGAAGAAATGTCAACTCTGTTGAGAGAGATCGAAGATGATCATCTTCATATCATAGACCTGCACAGGGCTGACAATATTATTTTTGAGAAAGTCGGAATGCATTATGCAGAAGTAGGACTTAGAATCCAGATGATGCTCCAGAAACGTTTTGGAAAAGAGATTATGGTTACCACCCGATCAATTAATACTGTGAAAGGATTAATGAAAAAGCTGGATAAACTTGACGATCAGAACCTGTAAACTATTCCAAATTCAGGCAATTTTGCTTTAGCAGCCTCTCGCTTCTCCTGATGTTCGATCAAGAAAGCTTCCATAAGTTCTCCAGATCGTTTCTTACACTGACCGCACATGAGCTTTCCATTCTCACATTCATGTTTGATCTCAAGGACTTCATTGTCATCCTCAATGAGATGATACAGCATCAGTTCAAAGACCGTACATTCATCCGGCGAGCCTCCGTGCTGTTTCTGCTCTTCCAGGGTCACCCTCCCACCTGTCTTTGCGCGCATTATCTTTTTGGCAGCGCCTCTCGGGTCTTCTGTAAGCGCGATAATGCTATCCGGGATGCTGCTGCTCATCTTGCCGCCTTGCAGCCCGGTCATGAATTTGTGATATGTAGATGCAGGGGGTATAAAAGCATAGCCTCCAACTAAAAGCTCAACATCTTTGACAGCCTTCCGGACGTCTTCCAAACCGCCATTAACATCGATATGACCTTCGAACATTTTGATGTCATTCTCATTGAAATTAACAGACAACCTTTTGCGTAATGTTTTAAATGCCTCTTTTGGTGCTGATTTCGAATATATCTTTAT
The window above is part of the Methanosarcinales archaeon genome. Proteins encoded here:
- a CDS encoding DUF1697 domain-containing protein; translated protein: MGQVGIAFVRGLNFFCQNRITAEEMSTLLREIEDDHLHIIDLHRADNIIFEKVGMHYAEVGLRIQMMLQKRFGKEIMVTTRSINTVKGLMKKLDKLDDQNL
- a CDS encoding DUF296 domain-containing protein, yielding MDYTEGKIGRVFIVRVDHDEDILVELKDLARNENIKSAFFYMLGAAGSADVVTGPKEKTLPPDVDMTSFDDARELLGAGNIFLEDGSTKVHLHAAAGNRNGMIMGCLRNHTEVFMVMEIVIFEITGITAERVLDKDIGFSPLRFYQ